The window TGCGCGATGCCACAACACGCGCGCCGCGCGCAGCTTGGCGATTTCCATGAAGAAATTCATGCCGATCGCGAAAAAGAAGCTCAGCCGCCCGGCGAATTTGTCGATATCGAGCCCCGACGCCACGCCATATTTCACATATTCCATGCCGTCGGCGATGGTGAAGGCCAGCTCCTGCACCTGCGTCGCGCCGGCTTCCTGCATATGATAGCCGGAGATGGAGATGCTGTTGAACTTCGGCATCTCGCGGCTGGTATAGCCGAAAATGTCCGAAATGATCCGCATACTCGGTTCGGGCGGATAGATGTACGTGTTGCGGACCATGAACTCCTTGAGGATGTCGTTCTGGATCGTGCCGTCGAGCAATTTGCGGTCGACTCCCTGCTCCTCGCCCGCGACGATGAAGAAGGCGAGGATCGGGATCACCGCGCCGTTCATCGTCATCGAAACCGACATCTGGTCGAGCGGAATGCCGTCGAACAGGATTTTCATATCCTCGACGCTGTCGATCGCGACCCCCGCCTTGCCGACGTCGCCGGTAACGCGCGGATGGTCGCTGTCATAGCCGCGGTGGGTCGCAAGGTCGAAAGCGACCGACAGGCCTTTCTGCCCCGCCGCGAGGTTGCGGCGATAGAAGGCATTCGATTCCTCGGCGGTCGAAAAGCCGGCATATTGCCGGATCGTCCACGGCCGCCCGGCATACATCGACGCGCGCACCCCGCGCGTGAAGGGCGCGAAGCCGGGCAGGCCGGGGTCGGTGGTGACGTCCTCGGCCGTGTAGAGCGGCTTGACGTCAATCCCCTCGGGGGTGTGCCAGGTGAGGTCCTTGCCCTTCACTTCCTTGGTCGCGGCGGCGGCCCATTGGTCGAGCGTTGGTTTGTCGGTCATATGCAGTCTCTTTTTATGTTCCCCGGCGCAAGCCGGGGTCCAGAAGTCATGGGCCCCGGCTTGCGCCGGGGAACACGGATTAATGATCGCCCTTCGGCGTCTCCATGATCTCGGTCAGCACCCCGCCCATATCGCGCGGGTGGACGAAGAAAATCAGCGTCCCATGCGCCCCGATGCGGGGCTCGCCGAGCACGCGCTTGCCCAGCGCCTCGAACGCCGCCTTGGCGGCATGAATGTCGGGCACCTCGTAGCACATATGATGCTGCCCGCCCGCCGGGTTCTTCTCGAGGAAGCTCGCGATCGACGTGTTGCCGGGCAGCGGCTCGACCAGCTCGATCTGCGTCCCGTTCAGAGCGCCGTCGGTGCCCGGCGTATCGACGAAACACACCTTCACCCCTTGCTCGGGCAGGTCGAACGGCGCGTGGATCTTCGTCGCGCCCATCACGTCGCGGTAAAAGACGATGCTGTCGGCGATCGACGGCGTCGCAACGCCGATATGGTTCAAACGTCCCAGTTTCATAAAGCCCTCGATATCCATCCCAAGGTGATCGCGATCCCGATCGCGACGAAAAGCAACGCCAATCCCGCGACCAGCAACGCGGCGCCGCGTGCCAGCGCAAAGCCGACGGGGTTGGCGTCGCGCGACAGGCCGCCGGCCAACCCGCTATCGACCATGCCGCTCGCGCTCCAACTCTGCGCCATCGCCCACACCGCGCGCGCGACGACCCATGCACCGATGGTCCAGCAGACCGAGATGGCGGCCCAGAGCCATTCCATCACGCCGCCTCAGCAACCCGGAACCTGGTCGATGCCGACCAGCGCATATTTTCCGTCCTTCAGCACATAGCGCTGCGTGAACGATCGCGTGCCGGTGTAACCGACGGTAAAGCTCTTGTCGGGTTCGGCGGCGACGATCCGGCCGTCATATTCGCCGTCCGCCTGCCCGGTCCCCGCGCCCGAACTCATCGCGTCGGTGAAGCCCGCGCGGTCGACCGGGCCACCCGGCGCCAGTTCGGTCAGCGTCGCGGTGCTGATCGCGCAGCCCTGCCACACGCCGCCGCCCGAGGTGACCAGATAGGGATATTTGCCGATCGCATCGCTGAACGCCCAGCCGGTCGCGGCATTGCCGACGGTGCCGACCGCACCGAGGTTCAGCCATTCGCCCGCCCGCTGCCAGCCGCCCTCGGCATCGCGCAGATAATGGACCGCGTTGATGCCGCCGTCGCTATGCCCCGCATCCTCCAGACTGCCGGTGCTGAGCAGCGCCCACAGATGGTCGCCGATCTTGTGCATCGCCACAGGGCGGAAATGATAGCTCCGCTCGTCGATCACCCGCACCGCTTCGAGGTCGCTCGACGCGGCCATCGGAGTCTCGAACGCCTCGACAAAGGCTTCGGCAAGATCGGGGGTCGCCTCGTCGGCGAGCTGGATCGGGAAAGCCTTGTCCGCCGCGAGCGCGGCGGTCGGCGCGGCGAAGATCGGCACCAGCGCGGGGAGAACGAATTTGGCGATCATGAAGGGTCCTTGCACACGCGCATCAGCAGCGAGAAATAGCGGACATCCTTGTCCGAAAAGCCGAGCGCCTTGCCGTCGATGTTCAGGCCGCGATGGGCAAGAGCCGCCGCGTAGAGCGGATCGTCGGCATTGGTGAAACCATGAAGCCGCCCGTCGGTCAGCGTGCGTTCGAAGACGCTGCTCGTCACATCGCCCGCCGCCAGTGCCATGTCATGGTCGCTCGCCGCGGGGACCGATATGCGGACGAAACCGCCGTGCGGCGAACAGGTAACATAGATATTGCTCGCAATATGGCGCAATCCATTGGTCAGCGTCACCGGATCGTCGCCGCGCTCCCATTGATCGGCGCCTTCCTGTGCGGCCGACGGAACCGCGGCAATAAGTAAGATTGCACCGATGTGGCTCAGTCGGCCCAGTTTCATGCGATTCAATCCCTTACCAACGCTTCAATGCCGATGACCAGCATCGCCACTCCACACGATGCGAAGACCCCAAACACGAACCAAAACTGCGCTGGGCTCGCCCCCCGGTTGCTTTTCGAAAGCTCCGTAAAATTGCCCTTCGACAGTCCGTACAAAGCGTATCCAATCATCATCGGTCCCAATACCAAACCGCCGATTGACCGGCGACCGGGTTGACCGACGAAAACAGCGACTACTACCAGAATCACCGCGACCACAAAAAAGGCCGCAACTCTCAAATCCTTGCGCCTTTGATCGGTCACAGCGGAATATTGTCATGCTTCTTCCACGGATTCTCCAACTGCTTGTTCCGCAGCTTGCGCAGCCCCAGCGCGATCCTTTTGCGCGTGTTGTGCGGGTGGATGACCTCGTCGATATAGCCGCGTGACGCCGCGACGAACGGGTTGGCGAAGCGGTCCTCATATTCCCTGGTGCGCTGCGCGATCTTCTCGGGGTCGCCGATGTCGCTGCGGAAGATGATCTCGACCGCGCCCTTTGCGCCCATCACCGCGATCTCGGCGGTCGGCCAGGCATAATTCAGATCGCCGCGCAGATGCTTCGACGCCATCACGTCATAGGCGCCGCCATAGGCCTTGCGCGTGATGACCGTGATCTTGGGCACCGTCGCCTCGGCATAAGCGAACAGCAGCTTCGCACCATGTTTGATGATGCCATTATATTCTTGCGCGGTGCCGGGCAGGAAGCCGGGCACGTCGACGAAGGTGACGATCGGGATTTCGAACGCGTCGCAGAAGCGCACGAAACGCGCGGCCTTCTTCGACGAATTGATGTCGAGCACCCCCGCGAGCACCATCGGCTGGTTCGCGACGATGCCGATCGTGCGCCCCTCGATGCGCCCGAAGCCGCAGAGGATATTGCCCGCATGCGCCGGCTGCACCTCGAAGAAATCGCCCTCGTCGACCGTTTTGCGGATCAGCTCGTGCATGTCATAGGGCTGGTTCGCATTGGGCGGGATCAGCGTGTCGAGGCTCGGCTCGGCGCGGTCCCACGGGTCGTCGGTCGGGCGCTCGGGCACCCCGCTGCGGTTGTTTTCGGGCAGATAGTCGAAGAAGTCGCGCGTCGCGAGCAGCGCCTCGATATCATTCTCGAACGCGATATCGGCGACCGAGCTCTTGGTCGTGTGGGTGATCGCGCCGCCCAGTTCTTCCTGCGTCACCACCTCGTTGGTCACCGTCTTGACCACATCGGGGCCGGTGACGAACATGTAGCTGCTGTCCTTCACCATGAAGATGAAGTCGGTCATCGCCGGGCTGTAAACCGCGCCGCCCGCGCACGGGCCCATGATCAGGCTGATCTGCGGCACCACGCCCGACGCCAGCACGTTGCGCTGGAACACCTCGGCATAGCCGCCGAGCGACGCGACGCCCTCCTGGATGCGCGCGCCGCCGCTGTCGTTCAGGCCGATCACCGGCGCGCCGACCTTCATCGCATTGTCCATGACTTTCATGATCTTCTCGGCGTGGCGCTCGGACAAAGCGCCGCCGAAAACCGTGAAGTCCTGGCTGAACACATAGACGAGGCGACCGTTGATCGTGCCGCTGCCGGTGACGACGCCGTCGCCCGGTATCTTCTGATTTTCCATGCCGAAATCGGTGCAATTATGTTCGACATAGGTGTCGAGCTCTTCGAACGAGCCATGGTCGAGCAGCACGTCGAGCCGCTCGCGCGCGGTCAGCTTGCCCTTGCTGTGCTGCGCATCGATGCGCTTTTGCCCGCCGCCCAAAGCGGCGGCGGCGCGGCGGCGTTCCATTTCGGCGATATTGGCGGACATGCGTCTCTCCGGATAAATCGAACATGCCGTCTGCGCCCACCGGGGCCGCGATGCAAATGCGAATTTGCAAAGTTGCAAAGTGACAGTTTGCAAAGTAGCCTGCGTCATATGACCCCAACCCGCCTCTACGCTGGGCGACAACTTCGCCAACTTCGGGAAACCCGCGCGATCCGCCAGGCCGACTTCGCCGCGCAGCTCGGCATCTCGGCCTCCTACCTCAGCCAGATCGAGCATGACGACCGCCCGCTGACCCCCGCGCTGCTCGACCGGCTGCAACGCCTGTTTCCGCTCGAATGGGAAGAGGTTGCAACCGACACCGGCGACCGCCGCCAGGGCGCGCTGCGCGAAGCCGCCGCCGATCCGCTCTTCGCCGCCTCGCCCCTGCCCCCCGAACAGCTCGAACGCGCCGCGCTGCAACAGCCGCAGCTCGCCGACCAATTCGTCGCGCTCCACGCCGCCTATCGCCGCGCGGGCCAGCGATTGCAGATCATCGACGAGGCGCTGACCGGCGGCACCGCCGAGGGCAGCCGCCTGCCGTGGGAAGAGGTGCGCGACTGGTTTCACGACGCGGGCAATTATGTCGACAGCATCGACCGCGCCGCCGAGGTGCTGGCGGCGCAATTGCGCGGCAAATCGCCCTCTCCCGCGGTCGAGACGATCGAGCGGCGGCTGCGCGACGCGCTCGGCATTTCGATCGTCTACAACCAGACGCAGGCGCTGCGCGATTATGACGCGACAATGCGCCATCTGGTGATCGACCCGTCGCAGCCCGCCGAAAGCCGGCGGTTTCAGTTGGCGCACCAGCTCGCCGCGCTGGCGCTCGCGAACGAGATCGCGGCGGTGGTCGAGGCGTCGCCGCTGCGCACCGCGGCAGCGCGGCAGTTGCTCCACGTCGGGCTGGCCAATTACGCCGCGGGCGCGGTGCTGATGCCCTATGCGCCATTCCGCGCCAGCGCGCGCAGCGTGCGCCACGACATCGACCGGCTGCGCATGGATTATGGCGTCAGTTTCGAGCAGGCGTGCCACCGCCTCTCGACCCTCCAGCGCCCCGGCGCGCGCGGCATCCCGATGTTTTTCTGCCGCGTCGATATGGCGGGCAATATCACCAAGCGGCACAGCGCGACGCGGCTGCAATTCGCGCGTTTCGGCGGCGCCTGTCCGCTGTGGATCGTCCACGAAGCCGCCGCGATCCCCGACCGCATATTGTTCCAGCTCGCCGAGACGCCCGACGGGCTGCGCTATGTGTCGATGGCGAAGGGGCTGGTCAAACCCTCGGGCAGCTATGCACGATCCCCACGCCGCTACGCCGTCGCGCTGGGATGCGAGGCGCAATATGCGGGCGAGTTCGTTTATGCCGACGGGGTCGATGTCGCCGCGCCGCAGGCGGCAACGCGCATCGGATCGTCGTGCCGCATCTGCCCGCGCGACGATTGCGACCAACGCGCCTTCCCGCCGAGCGACCGACCCATACTGGTCGATCCCGACCGGCGCGACGTGGTGCCGTACCGGATCGGCTAGCCGTCGATCACCAGCTCTTCGTCGAGGAAATCGAGAAAGGCGCGGATGCGCGTCGCGGCGCGGTCCTCGGGCGCGTAGAGCGCGTGGATATCCTCGCCATCGCCGGGGTGATAATCGGGCAGCAACTCGACGAGCCGCCCCGCCGCGAGATCGGCGGCGACATGAAAATGGCCGTGGCGCGCAATGCCGCCGCCAGCGACCGCCATCTGGCGCACGAGGTCGCCCGAATTGCCGAAGAAGCTGCCGGGAACCGGTCGGTGGACGACGCGGCCACCAACAAGGAAGGGCCAGCTGTCGATCGAGCGGCGGAAGCTGAAACGCAGGCAATCATGTCCGTCGAGATCGTCGGGCGTGTGCGGGGTGCCGCGGCGCGCGAGATAGGCCGGGCTCGCGACGAGGACCATCCGGCTGTGCCCGAGCTTCTTGGCGCGCAGGCTGGTGTCGCGCAGCGGGCCGATGCGGATCGCGATGTCGGCGCGTTCCTCGACCAGGTCGACGATTGTGTCCGAGAGCGCGAGGTCGAGGATAATCTCGGGATAGCGCGCGGTGAAGCGCGGCAGGATCGGCAGCAACGGCACCCCGATCGACGGCGATGCGTTGACGCGAAGCAATCCGCGCGGCCCCTGTTTCTCGCGGCCGAGGTCACTCTCAACCGTTTCGATCTCGGCGAGCAGCACGCTCATCCGGTCGCGATAGGCACTGCCTTCGGCGGTCAGCGCCAGCGAGCGCGTCGTGCGGCGGAAGAGTATCGTGCCGAGCCTTTGCTCCAATCGCGCGATGCTGCGGCTGACCGCCGAGGGTGTGAGCCGCAGCGCCTTTGCAGCCGCGGCAAAGCTGCCGCCGCTCGCCACCGCCAGGAAGGTCTCGATATCGCCGAACCGATTATCCATGATCTTGAATCACTTCTGAAATGATAAGCGACATTCTAATCAACAATGAGCGGCAACGCTATCTTCGTCTCCATCAGCAGGCCTTTATCCAAGGAAACGCATCATGGACCTGAAACTTCAAGGCAAGACCGCCCTCGTCACCGGATCGACCGCCGGTATCGGCTTCGCCATCGCGAAGCGCCTCGCCGAGGCGGGCGTCGAAGTCGTCATCACCGGCCGCAACCAGGCGAAGCTCGACGAAGCCGCCGCCGAACTGGCGCAGGCGGGGACGATCCGCCCCGTGCTCGCCGACCCCGCGACCGCCGAAGGCGCCGCGACGCTGATCGCCGCGGTTCCCGCAGTCGATATCCTCGTCAACAACCTCGGCATCTACGAAGCCAAGCCCTTCGCGGAGATCAGCGACGCCGACTGGCACCATATCTTCGAGGTCAATGTCGTCAGCGGCGCGCGGCTGTCGCGGCATTATTTCCCCAAGATGCTCGAGAAGAACTGGGGCCGGGTGATCTTCATCGCGAGCGAAAGCGGGCTGCTGCCGCCCGCCGAGATGATCCATTACGGCATGACCAAGACCGCGCAGCTGACCATCGCGCGCGGCCTCGCCGAGCAGACCAGGGGCAGCGGTGTGACGGTCAATTCGGTGCTGCCGGGGCCAACGCGGTCCGAAGGGATCGTCGATTTCATCCAGTCGGTGGTGTCGAACCCCGACGCGCCCGAAGCCGAACGCGAAACGGCGTTTTTCGAGGAACTGCGCCCGCTGTCGCTGATCCGCCGGCTGATCGACGCCGATGAAATCGGCGCGACGGTAGCGTTCCTCGCCAGCCCGCTTGCGGCGGCGACCAACGGCGCGGCGATCCGCGCCGAAGGCGGGATCGTTCCGACGATTGCTTGATCTTTCTCCCCTCCCGCTTGCGGGAGGGGTTGGGGGAGGGCGTGTCCAAAGACGCCTACCTTTGGAAGGAAACAGGCCCTCCCCTAACCCCTCCCATAAATGGGAGGGGGATTTTCAGACCTTCACAATCCCGCGCCCGATCAAATCATGCGCCGTCGCGAGGATCGCTTCCTCGGGCAGCCGCATCGACCAACCGAGCCGCTGCATCGCATGGCTGCTGTCGCCGCCGCGCACATTGCCGAGTTCGGCGACGACCTGTTTGAGTTCGGGCCGAAAGATCGCGAGCGCCTTGAGCAGCCAGTCGGGCATCTTACGCGTCGGCACCTTGCGCGCCTCTTCGCCAAGATTGGCGGTCAGGATATACGCAACATCGATGAATTTCAGGAAGGGGCCCGAGCAGACGAAGCGTTCGTCCCGGATCCCCTCGACCGTCAGCGCGCGATAATGCATGTCGGCAACGTCGCGCACGTCGATGATGCCGAACCCGACGTCGGGGCACATCGGCACCTTGCCTTCGAGCAATTGTTTCACGACCTCGATCGATGTCGACAGGTCGTCGCTGAGCAAAGGTCCGAACACCGCTGCCGGATTGACCGAGGCGAATTCCATATCGCCGCCCTCGGCCGCGACCCAGTCGCGCGCCGCGCGCTCGGCGACGGTCTTGGAGCGTGGATAGGGCATGACCTCGGGGTTATCGAGATTGCTCCAGTCGGCCTCGTTATAGAGGTCGCGGCCCTTGCCATGCCCATAGGCGACCGCCGCCATCGACGAGGTCAGGACGAAGCGTGTCACCCCGGCAGCGCGCGCGAAACGCAGCGCCCTGAGCGCCCCCTCGCGCGCCGGGATCACCAGATCGTCGGCCTGTCTAGGAACATCGAGCGGAAACGGCGAGGCGACATGCGCGACATGCGAACAACCCGTGATCGCCTCGGCCCAGCCCGTGTCATGCTCGAGGTCGGCGGCGAAGAAGTCGAGCTTGTCGTTGTCGACATCGAGCCAGCCGCGCACCTCCGGCTCGCGCTTCAGGCTGCGCACGGTCGTGTGGACGTGCCAGCCATTGTCGATCAGCTGCCGGATCAGGAAACCCGCGATATAACCGCTGCCCCCGGTGACCAATGCCGTGCCCGCCATGCGCCCCTCCATGCCTGTTCTGGCCGCGAAGGTAGCGCATTTGCGTTGCAGGCCGAAACCTTATTTCAGCAGCACCAGTTCCTCGGCCATGCTCGGGTGCAGCGCGACGGTGTTGTCGAAATCGGCCTTGGTCAGTCCCGCCTTCACCGCGATCGCCGCCGCCTGCAAAATCTCGGGCGCGTCGGGGCCGATCATGTGGAGCCCGACGACCTGGTCGGTCGCGGCATTGACCACCATCTTGTACAGCGCGCGCTCGTTACGGCCGGCGAGGACATTCTTCATCGCGCGGAAATCGCTGGTATAAACGCGGATGCTGCCCAGCTTGTTGCGCGCCTCGGCTTCGGTCATGCCGACCGCGCCGATCGGCGGGTGGCTGAACACCGCGCTCGGGACATTCTGATAATCGACCACGGTCGGCTTGCCGCCGAACACGCTGTCGGCAAAGGCCTGCCCCTCGCGGATCGCGACGGGCGTCAACTGGATGCGATTGGTAACGTCGCCGACGGCATAGATGCTCGGCACCGAGGACTGATTGCTTTCGTCGACCTTGATCGCGCCATGGTCGTCGAGGTCGACGCCGACCTCCTCCAGCCCGACGCCCTTGGTGTTCGGCACACGCCCCGCCGCGACGAGCACCGCATCGGCGACGATCGGCTCGCAGCCGCCCAGATGCACGGTCAATGTACCGTCGTCATTCTTGACGATCTTCTCGAAAGGCGCGTTGAACTTGAAGTCGATGCCCTTGGTCATCGAAATCTGCAGCAGCCGGTCGCGGATCTGCTCGTCGTAACCGCGCAGGATCGTGTCGCCGCGATTGACGATCGTCACCTTGCTGCCGAATTCGTTGAAGATGCCAGCGAATTCGTTGGCGATATAGCCGCCGCCCGCGATCACCACGCGCTTGGGCAATTTATCCAAGTGGAACACCTCGTTCGAGGTGATCGCATGCTCGCTGCCCGGAAACTCGGGAACATGCGGCCAGCCGCCGGTCGCGACGAGGATGCGTTCGGCGGTCAGTTC is drawn from Sphingopyxis sp. OPL5 and contains these coding sequences:
- a CDS encoding acyl-CoA carboxylase subunit beta, translating into MSANIAEMERRRAAAALGGGQKRIDAQHSKGKLTARERLDVLLDHGSFEELDTYVEHNCTDFGMENQKIPGDGVVTGSGTINGRLVYVFSQDFTVFGGALSERHAEKIMKVMDNAMKVGAPVIGLNDSGGARIQEGVASLGGYAEVFQRNVLASGVVPQISLIMGPCAGGAVYSPAMTDFIFMVKDSSYMFVTGPDVVKTVTNEVVTQEELGGAITHTTKSSVADIAFENDIEALLATRDFFDYLPENNRSGVPERPTDDPWDRAEPSLDTLIPPNANQPYDMHELIRKTVDEGDFFEVQPAHAGNILCGFGRIEGRTIGIVANQPMVLAGVLDINSSKKAARFVRFCDAFEIPIVTFVDVPGFLPGTAQEYNGIIKHGAKLLFAYAEATVPKITVITRKAYGGAYDVMASKHLRGDLNYAWPTAEIAVMGAKGAVEIIFRSDIGDPEKIAQRTREYEDRFANPFVAASRGYIDEVIHPHNTRKRIALGLRKLRNKQLENPWKKHDNIPL
- the mce gene encoding methylmalonyl-CoA epimerase; the protein is MKLGRLNHIGVATPSIADSIVFYRDVMGATKIHAPFDLPEQGVKVCFVDTPGTDGALNGTQIELVEPLPGNTSIASFLEKNPAGGQHHMCYEVPDIHAAKAAFEALGKRVLGEPRIGAHGTLIFFVHPRDMGGVLTEIMETPKGDH
- a CDS encoding NAD-dependent epimerase/dehydratase family protein, whose translation is MAGTALVTGGSGYIAGFLIRQLIDNGWHVHTTVRSLKREPEVRGWLDVDNDKLDFFAADLEHDTGWAEAITGCSHVAHVASPFPLDVPRQADDLVIPAREGALRALRFARAAGVTRFVLTSSMAAVAYGHGKGRDLYNEADWSNLDNPEVMPYPRSKTVAERAARDWVAAEGGDMEFASVNPAAVFGPLLSDDLSTSIEVVKQLLEGKVPMCPDVGFGIIDVRDVADMHYRALTVEGIRDERFVCSGPFLKFIDVAYILTANLGEEARKVPTRKMPDWLLKALAIFRPELKQVVAELGNVRGGDSSHAMQRLGWSMRLPEEAILATAHDLIGRGIVKV
- the gor gene encoding glutathione-disulfide reductase, with protein sequence MSNFDYDLFVIGAGSGGVRASRIAASHGARVAVAEDYRVGGTCVIRGCVPKKLLVYGAHFAEDLKDARHFGWDVPDCKFDWDRLRDNVQAEVTRLEGLYGQTLENHKVTVFKTRATIAGPQKVRLADGTELTAERILVATGGWPHVPEFPGSEHAITSNEVFHLDKLPKRVVIAGGGYIANEFAGIFNEFGSKVTIVNRGDTILRGYDEQIRDRLLQISMTKGIDFKFNAPFEKIVKNDDGTLTVHLGGCEPIVADAVLVAAGRVPNTKGVGLEEVGVDLDDHGAIKVDESNQSSVPSIYAVGDVTNRIQLTPVAIREGQAFADSVFGGKPTVVDYQNVPSAVFSHPPIGAVGMTEAEARNKLGSIRVYTSDFRAMKNVLAGRNERALYKMVVNAATDQVVGLHMIGPDAPEILQAAAIAVKAGLTKADFDNTVALHPSMAEELVLLK
- a CDS encoding LysR family transcriptional regulator, with amino-acid sequence MDNRFGDIETFLAVASGGSFAAAAKALRLTPSAVSRSIARLEQRLGTILFRRTTRSLALTAEGSAYRDRMSVLLAEIETVESDLGREKQGPRGLLRVNASPSIGVPLLPILPRFTARYPEIILDLALSDTIVDLVEERADIAIRIGPLRDTSLRAKKLGHSRMVLVASPAYLARRGTPHTPDDLDGHDCLRFSFRRSIDSWPFLVGGRVVHRPVPGSFFGNSGDLVRQMAVAGGGIARHGHFHVAADLAAGRLVELLPDYHPGDGEDIHALYAPEDRAATRIRAFLDFLDEELVIDG
- a CDS encoding short-chain fatty acyl-CoA regulator family protein, producing MTPTRLYAGRQLRQLRETRAIRQADFAAQLGISASYLSQIEHDDRPLTPALLDRLQRLFPLEWEEVATDTGDRRQGALREAAADPLFAASPLPPEQLERAALQQPQLADQFVALHAAYRRAGQRLQIIDEALTGGTAEGSRLPWEEVRDWFHDAGNYVDSIDRAAEVLAAQLRGKSPSPAVETIERRLRDALGISIVYNQTQALRDYDATMRHLVIDPSQPAESRRFQLAHQLAALALANEIAAVVEASPLRTAAARQLLHVGLANYAAGAVLMPYAPFRASARSVRHDIDRLRMDYGVSFEQACHRLSTLQRPGARGIPMFFCRVDMAGNITKRHSATRLQFARFGGACPLWIVHEAAAIPDRILFQLAETPDGLRYVSMAKGLVKPSGSYARSPRRYAVALGCEAQYAGEFVYADGVDVAAPQAATRIGSSCRICPRDDCDQRAFPPSDRPILVDPDRRDVVPYRIG
- a CDS encoding SDR family NAD(P)-dependent oxidoreductase; its protein translation is MDLKLQGKTALVTGSTAGIGFAIAKRLAEAGVEVVITGRNQAKLDEAAAELAQAGTIRPVLADPATAEGAATLIAAVPAVDILVNNLGIYEAKPFAEISDADWHHIFEVNVVSGARLSRHYFPKMLEKNWGRVIFIASESGLLPPAEMIHYGMTKTAQLTIARGLAEQTRGSGVTVNSVLPGPTRSEGIVDFIQSVVSNPDAPEAERETAFFEELRPLSLIRRLIDADEIGATVAFLASPLAAATNGAAIRAEGGIVPTIA